One window of Agarivorans sp. Alg241-V36 genomic DNA carries:
- the cysB gene encoding HTH-type transcriptional regulator CysB yields the protein MKLQQLRYIVEVVNNNLNVSATAESLYTSQPGISKQIRLLEDELGVQIFKRSGKHLSQVTPAGKEIIRISNEIMAKVESIKAVANQHTHPDQGSLNISTTHTQARYALPEVIQGFIHRYPNVSLNMHQGTPNQINEAVAKGSADFAIATEALHIFSDLVMLPCYHWNRSILVPKEHELAKKHLNGEVVTINDLAKHSIVTYIFGFTGRSDLDDAFGRAGKVPKIVFTATDADVIKTYVRMGIGVGVLASMAIDKQQDQDLVAIDASHLFRASTTKICFRKGTFLRTYMYDFIERFAPHLTRDIVDRAVQAKSLDEVEELFKNIDLPVM from the coding sequence ATGAAATTGCAGCAGTTACGTTATATCGTCGAAGTAGTAAACAACAACCTCAATGTGTCGGCTACTGCGGAGAGTTTATATACTTCGCAGCCCGGCATTAGTAAGCAAATACGTTTACTGGAGGATGAGTTAGGCGTTCAGATATTCAAGCGTAGCGGCAAACACCTTAGCCAAGTCACACCAGCGGGTAAAGAGATCATTCGCATAAGCAATGAAATCATGGCTAAGGTAGAAAGCATTAAAGCGGTGGCTAATCAGCACACTCACCCCGACCAAGGCTCACTTAATATTTCAACCACCCATACTCAAGCTCGCTATGCCTTGCCCGAGGTGATTCAAGGCTTTATTCATCGTTACCCTAATGTTTCACTAAACATGCATCAGGGTACACCTAATCAAATTAACGAAGCTGTGGCTAAAGGCAGTGCCGATTTCGCCATTGCGACCGAAGCGCTACACATCTTTTCAGATTTAGTAATGCTGCCTTGTTACCACTGGAATCGCAGTATCTTGGTTCCTAAAGAGCATGAACTAGCGAAAAAGCACTTAAACGGTGAAGTTGTTACCATTAACGATTTGGCAAAGCATTCTATTGTTACTTATATCTTTGGCTTTACGGGACGCTCGGATTTAGACGATGCCTTTGGACGCGCGGGTAAGGTGCCTAAAATTGTCTTTACCGCAACCGATGCCGACGTGATCAAAACCTATGTTCGAATGGGAATTGGTGTGGGTGTATTGGCGAGTATGGCTATCGACAAGCAACAAGACCAAGATTTAGTGGCTATTGATGCTAGCCATTTATTTAGAGCAAGCACCACCAAGATTTGCTTTAGAAAAGGCACGTTCTTACGTACTTACATGTATGACTTTATTGAGCGATTTGCGCCGCATTTAACGCGAGATATTGTTGATAGAGCGGTGCAAGCTAAATCTTTAGATGAAGTGGAAGAGCTCTTCAAAAATATTGATTTACCGGTTATGTAG
- a CDS encoding diguanylate cyclase, whose amino-acid sequence MIKYFLRCLGKTQLALALVLFSVYTISVAQAESLSALHVNGLEDGIRLGEHFQVWHDVEGKADLADAIAAYRLNKFSRLPSKGSTGLQPGAFWSVFYLHNDSDKPITLNLEYVDHQLIYLNAYQRNTNDPSFLEIADLALNHPFSERLVSHQRFVVPVELAAGETHQFYFRFGSDEKGFVFPDLRIWQPDKMHYVQSIELGSIAFLVGGLALMSIISLVTGIATNDKTYYAYFVYAATKLATWPTILGFTHMFFIREDFHWSYMSLTGAMSIMTGVIFARIFLQTKVNTPRLDYVLRFMILNAALLALAALTRETVFSVVLITIALLLYPVLAIASLIRWYQGSRESAVYTLGWTVLIIGLFSQALRDLGLVEHTFVTYYWPVVASYSEMMVIMVAMGIHLFRLRRLKEQAELRYRSQLERAKQELEILVSERTHALELAKSEAEREARTDPLTGINNRRSFMAKAEAMFDSCRNRSHPMTMLMFDIDHFKKINDNHGHAAGDKALKKFASTLENEIRDGDVLGRLGGEEFGLALYADLETAKHTAERLRSAVERIFVNTGVVQIRFTTSIGIALMQSEENIEQLMSLADHALYEAKDSGRNKAVVAKVA is encoded by the coding sequence ATGATTAAATATTTTTTGCGCTGTTTAGGCAAAACTCAACTCGCTTTGGCCTTGGTTTTGTTTTCTGTTTATACCATCTCAGTTGCTCAAGCTGAGAGCTTAAGTGCTTTGCACGTAAATGGCTTAGAAGATGGTATAAGACTGGGCGAGCATTTTCAGGTTTGGCATGATGTAGAGGGTAAGGCTGATTTAGCTGATGCTATCGCCGCTTACAGGCTAAATAAGTTCTCCCGCCTACCGAGTAAAGGTTCCACAGGGCTGCAACCTGGGGCTTTCTGGAGTGTATTTTATCTGCATAATGATAGCGATAAACCAATTACGCTGAACTTAGAATATGTTGACCACCAACTTATTTATTTAAATGCTTACCAACGAAATACCAATGATCCAAGCTTTTTAGAAATTGCTGATCTTGCCTTGAATCACCCCTTCTCAGAGCGCTTAGTGAGCCACCAACGATTTGTTGTACCGGTGGAATTAGCGGCGGGGGAAACGCATCAATTTTATTTTCGCTTTGGCTCCGACGAAAAAGGCTTCGTATTTCCAGATTTAAGAATTTGGCAGCCCGACAAAATGCACTATGTGCAGAGCATAGAACTAGGCAGCATCGCCTTTTTAGTGGGCGGCCTAGCCTTAATGTCGATCATCTCCCTAGTCACCGGAATTGCGACCAATGATAAAACCTATTATGCCTATTTCGTTTACGCGGCCACTAAGTTAGCCACTTGGCCAACCATTTTGGGTTTTACCCATATGTTCTTTATTCGCGAAGATTTTCATTGGAGCTATATGTCCCTAACTGGGGCAATGTCGATAATGACTGGGGTAATCTTTGCCCGTATTTTCTTACAAACCAAAGTGAATACGCCTCGCTTAGATTATGTTTTGCGCTTCATGATTCTGAATGCAGCCTTACTTGCTTTAGCAGCATTAACCAGAGAAACCGTATTCTCAGTGGTTCTGATCACTATTGCTCTGTTGCTTTACCCGGTGTTAGCGATAGCCAGTTTAATTCGCTGGTACCAAGGCTCTAGAGAATCAGCAGTTTACACCCTAGGCTGGACAGTGTTGATTATAGGGTTGTTTAGCCAAGCACTACGAGACTTAGGTTTAGTAGAGCACACCTTTGTAACTTATTACTGGCCGGTGGTTGCTTCATACAGTGAGATGATGGTGATCATGGTCGCGATGGGTATTCACTTATTTAGATTACGTCGCCTTAAAGAACAAGCTGAGTTGCGCTATCGCAGCCAACTTGAGCGCGCTAAACAAGAATTAGAAATATTAGTATCAGAACGTACTCATGCTCTCGAGCTGGCCAAATCAGAGGCAGAACGAGAAGCGCGCACAGACCCGCTTACCGGTATAAACAATCGACGTAGCTTTATGGCAAAAGCAGAAGCTATGTTTGATAGTTGCCGTAATCGCTCTCACCCAATGACCATGTTAATGTTTGATATTGACCACTTTAAGAAAATTAACGACAACCACGGTCATGCAGCAGGCGATAAGGCATTGAAAAAGTTTGCAAGCACCCTAGAAAATGAAATTCGTGATGGCGATGTATTAGGTCGTTTGGGTGGTGAAGAATTTGGCTTAGCCTTATATGCCGATTTAGAAACCGCTAAACATACTGCAGAGCGCTTACGTTCGGCAGTTGAACGCATTTTTGTGAACACTGGAGTGGTGCAAATACGTTTTACCACCAGTATTGGTATTGCCTTAATGCAATCAGAAGAGAATATTGAGCAGCTGATGAGTTTAGCCGACCATGCCTTATACGAAGCTAAAGACAGTGGGCGTAACAAAGCGGTTGTGGCTAAGGTCGCTTAA
- a CDS encoding ABC transporter permease: MKSLIWRLFKAELKRGELTIISAAIVLAVSSVWLFTSITDRMEQAIFNKSGDFIAADRVVRSAHPVDLPLAAQAESLELAYAEQLLFPSMVYGNDNLVLASVKSVSQDYPLKGRLRISPDKTGITAESAKGIPQGEAWIAERLFYQLNIDIGDLIEIGEAEFKVTGRIVTEPDAPFSVFMTAPRVIIHIDDVAKTEVVQPGSRLGYRYMFAGENKQLDALESWVKPKLADNQRLVTVRSGNSPLAGALERAQQFLLLAGLIGILLASAAIAVASRLYCQRHYDTVAMFKVLGASKPQIRTIYLGHLFTVVLVSIVIGILLAMFVQWPVSHYVEQLLNIELPSAGATPYLMAAGSGLICGIAFTLPTLAQLFNIAPMRVIRRNSDDAVVKPVWVALWMLVSVFALLLLYSGSLTLSVILLGVGLAAVAVLLVVSQLLLWGSKKQAEKLKSLSLKIAISSLYKRAKQNRVQLIGFTVAIKLALVVWVIQQDLISEWQQQLPEGAPNHFMYNISEQQKPELTERFSGEQLELTTMFPMLRGRLVAINQEAVSQEREGEYSEKTSSRRRGAGRELNLSSVLELPYRNELVAGEWLTASSKVEASVDEEFAERLDIKLNDTLEFMIGASRFEVRVTSLRSIDWNTMQPNFYVLLSPDILQDFPTGYLTSFNLPEDKAAWMAQTMASFPTLVLINVKALIEQLSQVVDQVALALRLVLIVVLLASSLVLYAQVQSSLEERRRQTVILRTLGASAKLLRNAVIYEFVILGFLAGFIAASAAQTILVLLQVFVFDISASINIGLWLLGPLLGTLLVALMGAGATLRLLKQNSAQLVRNLN; encoded by the coding sequence ATGAAGAGTTTAATTTGGCGTTTATTCAAGGCTGAGCTAAAGCGTGGTGAGTTAACCATTATTTCCGCCGCTATTGTGTTGGCGGTAAGTTCGGTGTGGCTATTTACTAGCATTACCGATCGTATGGAGCAGGCCATTTTTAATAAAAGTGGCGATTTTATTGCCGCTGACCGGGTAGTACGAAGTGCCCATCCGGTTGATTTACCCTTAGCGGCTCAAGCTGAATCCTTAGAGTTAGCTTATGCCGAGCAGCTATTGTTCCCTTCCATGGTGTATGGCAACGACAATCTGGTACTCGCGAGTGTTAAGTCGGTTTCTCAAGACTATCCGCTTAAAGGGCGTTTACGAATAAGCCCCGATAAAACAGGGATAACCGCTGAATCCGCCAAAGGCATTCCGCAAGGAGAGGCGTGGATAGCAGAGCGTTTGTTCTATCAATTAAATATTGATATTGGCGATTTGATTGAAATCGGCGAAGCCGAGTTCAAGGTTACCGGACGCATTGTTACCGAGCCTGATGCCCCATTTAGTGTGTTTATGACAGCACCTCGGGTGATTATTCATATTGATGATGTGGCAAAAACAGAAGTGGTGCAGCCGGGCAGTCGTTTAGGTTATCGCTACATGTTTGCCGGAGAGAATAAGCAGTTAGATGCACTAGAAAGCTGGGTAAAGCCAAAACTTGCCGATAACCAGCGCTTGGTCACCGTGCGTAGTGGTAACTCTCCCTTAGCGGGTGCTCTAGAGCGGGCGCAGCAATTTTTGTTGCTAGCAGGATTGATTGGCATTTTATTGGCCAGCGCAGCGATTGCCGTTGCTAGTAGACTTTATTGCCAGCGTCACTACGACACAGTGGCAATGTTTAAGGTGCTTGGTGCTAGTAAACCGCAGATTCGTACTATCTATTTAGGGCATTTGTTTACAGTTGTACTGGTGTCAATTGTTATAGGTATTTTGCTTGCCATGTTTGTGCAATGGCCGGTTAGTCACTACGTGGAACAATTACTTAATATTGAGCTGCCAAGTGCTGGGGCAACACCTTATTTAATGGCAGCAGGCAGTGGCCTGATTTGCGGAATAGCTTTTACGCTACCAACCTTAGCTCAACTGTTTAACATTGCGCCGATGCGTGTAATTCGACGCAATAGCGATGATGCGGTGGTTAAGCCGGTGTGGGTAGCATTATGGATGTTAGTTAGTGTATTTGCCTTGTTGCTTCTATATAGCGGCTCGCTAACGCTAAGCGTTATTTTACTAGGAGTGGGTTTAGCGGCTGTAGCAGTTTTGCTAGTGGTGAGCCAATTGCTGCTGTGGGGCAGTAAAAAACAAGCGGAGAAGCTCAAGAGCCTTAGTTTAAAAATCGCGATTTCTTCTCTGTATAAACGTGCGAAACAAAATCGGGTTCAGCTGATTGGTTTTACCGTAGCAATTAAGTTGGCCTTAGTTGTCTGGGTTATTCAGCAAGATTTAATTAGCGAGTGGCAACAGCAACTGCCAGAAGGCGCGCCTAACCACTTTATGTACAATATCTCAGAGCAGCAAAAACCAGAACTGACAGAGCGGTTTAGTGGTGAACAGCTTGAGCTAACCACCATGTTTCCTATGTTACGTGGTCGTTTGGTGGCGATTAACCAAGAAGCCGTTAGCCAAGAGCGAGAAGGGGAGTATTCAGAGAAAACATCTTCTCGGCGCAGAGGTGCGGGTCGCGAGCTAAATTTAAGCAGTGTATTAGAGCTTCCTTATCGAAATGAGTTGGTGGCCGGAGAGTGGCTTACTGCTAGTAGTAAGGTTGAGGCATCGGTAGACGAAGAATTTGCCGAGCGATTAGACATTAAGCTTAACGACACCCTTGAATTTATGATTGGCGCCAGTCGATTTGAAGTTAGGGTAACCAGCTTACGTAGTATCGATTGGAATACTATGCAGCCTAACTTTTACGTATTACTCAGCCCAGATATTTTGCAAGATTTTCCAACGGGCTATTTAACTTCCTTTAATTTGCCTGAGGATAAAGCCGCTTGGATGGCGCAAACAATGGCCAGCTTTCCTACTTTGGTGCTGATTAACGTAAAAGCTTTGATTGAGCAATTGTCGCAGGTTGTTGATCAAGTGGCTCTAGCGCTGAGGTTGGTGTTAATCGTGGTGTTATTGGCCAGTAGCCTAGTGTTGTATGCACAAGTTCAAAGTTCCTTAGAAGAGCGCAGGCGGCAAACGGTTATCCTTAGAACTTTAGGTGCTAGTGCAAAGTTGCTACGCAACGCGGTGATTTATGAGTTTGTGATACTAGGTTTTTTAGCTGGTTTCATTGCAGCTAGTGCTGCGCAAACGATTTTAGTTTTGCTGCAGGTATTCGTGTTCGATATTAGTGCGTCTATTAATATCGGTTTGTGGCTGCTTGGGCCATTGCTCGGCACTCTGCTGGTTGCGTTAATGGGCGCTGGGGCAACCCTGCGTTTGTTAAAACAAAACTCTGCACAATTGGTAAGAAATTTGAACTGA
- a CDS encoding SLC13 family permease has protein sequence MIMPEKLQVLSQFLKSNPAFSGCQKEDLARLLANISVVKLAPGEVVCRSGEDANNLYYLLEGELQTTNKDQIKGPISGFFGEESALGMRSYIYDIEVVESAELVVLPLEAIVTLEAYSSFKQSLLDSFHSRLAGQTHIEVDLSPKREVEVGYRQIIGWLFAIITPLMIYWGLILSQQPLHQDAIYFASILGICSVMWIFRLLPDYVPGLFAVLSAVLLGITTSESAFSGFSSNSFFMALSILGLSAVIRSSGLSYRMLLHLLLIGPASKIWYNISFFSVGALLTPVVPTVNGRVTIVAPFLKDLLSGASKEAREQEGPRLKASLLFGASLLSPIFVSSKSVNFIVLGMLPQQVQQYFQWLDWLLAALVCGMVLLALYAVSLCWVYRNKQSLKLPKTTSLQQLKTLGSLNPAEWSSILGLIVLISALLFANIHRIEVAWVALAILFYLMMFGFLNPNQFRTKIDWSFLVFLGSLIGVVDIIHQVELDTWLTGKIYWLAAYMQQSLPLFVVLLAVIVSLIRLILPINATVIILATLLIPASIEVGVNPWVIGFLILFLSESFFWPFQASYYMQFLSLTTGIVTNDEAKLMRINVLIYLFKLVAVYLSIPYWQSMGLI, from the coding sequence ATGATAATGCCCGAAAAGCTGCAAGTCTTAAGTCAGTTTTTAAAAAGTAATCCTGCTTTTTCGGGCTGCCAAAAAGAAGATTTAGCCAGGTTATTGGCTAATATTTCTGTCGTAAAGCTAGCACCTGGCGAGGTTGTTTGTCGCTCGGGTGAAGACGCTAACAATCTTTACTACTTGCTGGAAGGTGAGTTGCAAACCACCAATAAAGATCAGATTAAAGGGCCTATCAGCGGTTTTTTTGGTGAAGAGTCGGCACTGGGTATGCGCAGTTATATCTACGATATTGAAGTGGTGGAGAGCGCCGAGCTGGTGGTACTGCCGCTAGAAGCGATTGTTACTCTTGAAGCTTACAGCAGTTTCAAACAGTCACTGCTCGACAGTTTTCATTCTCGCCTGGCTGGACAAACTCATATTGAAGTCGATTTAAGCCCTAAACGCGAGGTTGAAGTAGGCTATCGCCAGATCATTGGCTGGTTGTTTGCGATTATCACTCCTTTAATGATTTATTGGGGTTTAATACTTAGCCAGCAACCACTGCATCAAGATGCAATCTACTTTGCATCAATACTTGGTATTTGTTCGGTGATGTGGATCTTTCGCTTGCTCCCAGATTATGTGCCCGGGCTATTTGCGGTATTAAGCGCAGTATTGTTAGGGATCACCACCAGCGAGTCGGCTTTTTCTGGCTTCTCGAGCAACAGCTTTTTTATGGCTTTGAGCATACTTGGTTTGAGCGCAGTAATCCGTTCATCGGGTTTAAGCTATCGGATGTTGTTACATTTATTGTTAATTGGGCCTGCTTCCAAAATTTGGTACAACATCAGCTTCTTTAGTGTTGGCGCCCTGCTTACACCGGTTGTACCTACCGTTAATGGTAGGGTAACCATTGTAGCGCCGTTCTTAAAAGATTTGTTGAGTGGTGCCAGTAAAGAAGCGCGCGAGCAAGAAGGCCCAAGGTTAAAGGCGAGCCTACTATTTGGTGCAAGCTTATTGTCGCCAATATTTGTTAGTAGTAAGTCGGTTAACTTTATCGTTCTTGGTATGTTGCCACAGCAAGTTCAACAGTATTTTCAGTGGCTAGATTGGCTACTTGCCGCATTAGTGTGTGGCATGGTGTTATTGGCACTTTACGCAGTTTCTCTGTGTTGGGTTTATCGCAATAAACAAAGTTTAAAGCTGCCAAAAACCACAAGTTTACAGCAACTTAAAACCCTCGGGTCGCTAAACCCCGCCGAATGGTCGTCAATACTAGGCCTAATCGTGCTTATATCGGCCCTGCTATTTGCCAATATCCACCGTATCGAAGTTGCTTGGGTTGCCTTAGCTATTCTGTTTTATTTAATGATGTTTGGCTTTTTAAATCCCAATCAGTTTAGAACCAAAATTGATTGGAGCTTTTTAGTGTTCTTGGGCTCATTGATTGGTGTGGTCGATATTATCCATCAAGTAGAACTAGATACTTGGCTTACAGGAAAAATTTATTGGTTAGCTGCTTACATGCAACAAAGCTTGCCGCTTTTTGTGGTGTTGTTAGCGGTAATTGTGAGCCTTATTCGTTTAATATTGCCGATTAATGCAACGGTGATCATTCTAGCCACCTTGCTTATCCCTGCATCAATAGAAGTGGGGGTGAACCCTTGGGTGATTGGTTTCCTAATCCTGTTCCTTTCAGAAAGCTTTTTTTGGCCGTTTCAAGCCTCCTATTACATGCAGTTTTTGAGCTTAACCACCGGCATTGTGACTAACGATGAAGCTAAGTTGATGAGAATAAATGTACTGATATACCTGTTCAAACTTGTGGCGGTTTACCTCAGCATTCCTTATTGGCAAAGCATGGGGCTTATCTAA
- a CDS encoding ABC transporter ATP-binding protein codes for MPTANSDSATNIIINARGLNHHVVTPGGNLDLLNDIHLSVQEGESLAIVGASGSGKTTLLSILAGLDSASEGSVELCSKKLEELDEEQRASLRRDNVGFIFQQFLLVPALSALENVMLPAELKGLPNAKELAEEWLAKVGLAERHNHYPNQLSGGEQQRVAIARAFICQPKVLFADEPSANLDNNNGQIIEDLLFELNQQSGTTLVLVTHEQKLAARCLRQITLQAGRIIQS; via the coding sequence CAGCCAATTCAGATTCAGCGACTAACATAATCATAAACGCCCGCGGACTCAATCATCATGTTGTCACTCCCGGTGGAAATTTAGATTTGCTGAATGATATTCACCTAAGTGTGCAAGAGGGTGAATCATTGGCGATAGTGGGAGCTTCAGGTTCAGGTAAAACCACTTTATTAAGTATTTTAGCGGGCTTAGATAGCGCCAGCGAGGGCAGCGTGGAGCTTTGCTCGAAGAAACTTGAAGAACTAGACGAAGAGCAGCGTGCGAGTTTACGACGAGACAATGTAGGCTTTATTTTTCAACAGTTTTTGCTGGTACCTGCCTTAAGTGCTTTGGAAAATGTCATGTTACCCGCTGAACTCAAAGGCTTACCCAACGCCAAAGAGTTGGCTGAAGAGTGGCTAGCTAAAGTTGGTTTAGCTGAGCGACACAACCACTATCCAAACCAACTCTCAGGCGGCGAGCAGCAGCGTGTTGCTATTGCCCGAGCATTTATCTGCCAACCTAAAGTATTGTTTGCTGATGAACCATCGGCAAACCTCGATAACAACAACGGCCAAATTATCGAAGATTTATTGTTTGAGCTTAACCAGCAATCGGGCACAACCTTGGTATTGGTGACTCATGAACAAAAACTGGCCGCGCGCTGTTTAAGGCAAATTACATTGCAAGCTGGTCGAATCATTCAGTCTTAA
- a CDS encoding ABC transporter substrate-binding protein: protein MKKLLLSVIMLSFLVATIGVIVVEGASRPRILILHSYETDYAWTRTVNEGIDRAKRAHMNIDIRYHYMNTKNQSSETAKKRAATVAKRVVDSYHPNVLLVIDDDAQRLVATDYIGNQAIQIVFAGVNAELEAYGYQDADNVTGILERKSVSAIKEVLRLLVESQPRLGSLKGSVVYLSDSSTSAKLDADYLARQEWAPLEYQGHVGVKSFEQWKQEVNRLNGQYQFLLVGGYRKLFSEDSESFVSAEEVAQWTEANSTLAIVGINAFNSEDGVMLSIGASPFEQGEIAFERAIRLVEDPTSLSQMPVTISKQYVVALRHQALENRDIRVPKVLEAFARATNNYFE from the coding sequence ATGAAAAAGTTATTGTTAAGCGTCATTATGTTGAGCTTTTTAGTTGCCACTATTGGCGTGATAGTGGTGGAAGGCGCCTCAAGGCCAAGAATTTTGATTCTGCATAGCTACGAAACCGACTATGCATGGACCCGAACAGTTAACGAGGGTATAGACAGAGCCAAGCGCGCCCACATGAATATTGATATTCGCTATCACTACATGAATACCAAAAATCAGTCTAGCGAAACTGCCAAAAAACGCGCAGCAACAGTTGCTAAACGGGTAGTTGATAGTTACCACCCCAATGTATTGCTGGTTATCGATGATGATGCACAGCGCTTAGTTGCCACCGACTATATTGGCAACCAAGCGATTCAGATTGTTTTTGCCGGGGTAAATGCTGAGCTTGAAGCCTATGGTTATCAGGATGCTGATAATGTAACAGGCATTCTTGAACGCAAATCGGTTTCAGCAATTAAAGAAGTATTGAGATTGTTAGTCGAAAGTCAGCCTCGACTTGGTAGCCTCAAAGGGAGTGTTGTTTACCTCTCGGATAGCTCAACCTCGGCCAAGCTAGATGCTGATTACCTCGCAAGGCAAGAATGGGCGCCACTTGAATACCAAGGACACGTTGGGGTTAAAAGCTTTGAGCAGTGGAAGCAAGAAGTTAATAGGCTTAACGGTCAATACCAATTTTTGCTAGTTGGCGGCTACCGAAAACTGTTTAGTGAAGATAGCGAAAGCTTTGTCTCTGCCGAAGAAGTAGCGCAATGGACCGAAGCAAATTCAACCTTGGCGATTGTTGGCATTAATGCCTTTAACTCTGAAGACGGGGTGATGTTATCGATTGGGGCATCGCCCTTTGAGCAGGGAGAGATAGCTTTCGAGCGAGCTATTCGCTTAGTCGAAGATCCCACGAGTTTGTCACAGATGCCGGTAACTATATCGAAACAATACGTGGTAGCTCTGCGTCATCAAGCTTTAGAAAATCGCGATATCCGCGTGCCAAAAGTATTAGAAGCTTTTGCCCGCGCCACCAATAACTATTTTGAATAA
- a CDS encoding GFA family protein codes for MTNIKGSCLCNKVQFETEDKFQQFHLCHCDQCKKISGSAHVSNLFIKPDYFNWLAGEELVSRYDVPERSISNAFCQQCGSAVPYLSSSKQWVIVPAGGLNSSPSLKPQDHIFTKEKAEWYQDIDKLKQYPGFPD; via the coding sequence ATGACTAACATTAAAGGCAGTTGTTTATGCAACAAAGTGCAATTTGAGACCGAGGACAAGTTTCAACAGTTTCACCTTTGTCATTGCGACCAATGTAAGAAAATCTCGGGCAGCGCGCATGTATCAAATTTGTTCATCAAACCTGACTATTTTAATTGGTTAGCTGGAGAAGAGTTAGTTAGTCGATACGATGTACCTGAACGAAGCATTTCTAATGCTTTTTGTCAGCAATGTGGCAGCGCAGTGCCCTATTTATCGAGCAGCAAGCAATGGGTAATTGTACCTGCAGGTGGCTTGAACAGCAGCCCTAGTTTAAAGCCACAAGATCATATCTTCACAAAAGAAAAAGCCGAATGGTATCAGGATATCGATAAACTAAAACAATACCCTGGCTTTCCAGATTAA